One Flagellimonas sp. CMM7 genomic region harbors:
- a CDS encoding sensor histidine kinase KdpD, protein MNKKLFVLLVILMSLSLTGIIFVQVYWIRTSVDDKEEQFSRTVTDILDKVASRVEKREMKDYSDRLASLVDSIGQPKTTQFRNFLFVDRDLNSDEILFYSHGILEEDYNITSTFFDNLSGDDDTTTIKNFTSKRTKAVFKEEFGLDGKSYSLTPIQKAEKIGGLSKIDKAAWEDVFMEYAKSRPIHKRVSKQELELLLSQELGNRNIDIDYEYGVYSQGYPTKVKSKKFKFSESKMYRAPIFKDSEGNTSFSLLLTFPKMKKFLFQSIMSMALLSLIFTLVIMIAYSSAIYQLIKQKQISEIKTDFINNMTHEFKTPIATINLAVEAIRNPKSIDDKEKVLRYLGMIRDENKRMHAQVENVLRISKLEKNQLDIRKDRVDVHDIIVDAIAHIELIVEDRGGYVKSNLNAERSEVLANDVHFTNVIVNILDNAVKYSVESPKIDVFTEVVKNSIIIKVQDRGAGMSKAVLKRVFEKFYREHTGDIHNVKGHGLGLAYVKRIIEDHQGEVYAESEKGKGSTFFIKLPLI, encoded by the coding sequence ATGAACAAGAAGCTATTCGTTCTTCTCGTCATTCTTATGAGTTTATCCCTTACTGGGATAATTTTTGTTCAAGTGTATTGGATAAGAACATCAGTGGACGACAAGGAGGAGCAATTCTCAAGAACGGTAACAGACATACTGGATAAGGTTGCCAGCAGGGTGGAGAAGAGGGAGATGAAGGACTATTCAGATCGTTTGGCTTCATTGGTAGATAGTATTGGACAACCTAAAACCACTCAGTTCAGAAATTTTTTATTTGTTGATAGAGATTTAAATTCAGATGAGATTCTCTTTTATTCACATGGAATTCTAGAAGAAGATTATAATATAACATCAACGTTCTTTGATAATTTAAGTGGGGATGACGATACCACAACGATTAAAAACTTCACAAGTAAGCGTACCAAGGCCGTCTTTAAAGAAGAATTTGGGTTAGATGGTAAAAGCTATAGCCTAACGCCTATTCAAAAGGCAGAAAAGATTGGGGGACTATCTAAAATTGATAAGGCAGCTTGGGAAGATGTTTTTATGGAGTATGCCAAAAGTAGGCCAATACATAAAAGGGTATCCAAACAAGAATTAGAATTGCTGTTAAGTCAGGAATTGGGCAATAGAAATATTGATATAGATTACGAATACGGAGTGTACAGCCAAGGTTATCCCACCAAGGTAAAATCTAAAAAATTCAAATTTTCTGAATCTAAGATGTACAGGGCTCCAATTTTCAAGGATAGTGAAGGAAACACGAGCTTTTCGTTACTACTAACTTTTCCTAAGATGAAGAAGTTTCTTTTTCAATCTATAATGAGCATGGCGTTGTTGTCATTGATTTTTACATTGGTGATTATGATTGCTTATTCCAGCGCAATCTATCAGTTGATAAAGCAGAAACAGATATCTGAAATAAAAACAGATTTCATCAACAACATGACACATGAGTTTAAGACTCCAATTGCAACAATAAATCTTGCGGTTGAAGCTATCCGAAACCCTAAATCCATTGATGATAAAGAAAAAGTATTACGTTATTTGGGAATGATTAGGGATGAGAACAAACGTATGCATGCACAGGTAGAGAATGTGCTTAGAATATCCAAATTGGAAAAAAATCAGTTGGATATCCGTAAGGATAGGGTGGATGTTCATGACATAATAGTGGATGCTATAGCGCATATAGAGTTAATAGTTGAGGATAGGGGTGGATATGTAAAATCGAATTTGAATGCAGAAAGATCAGAGGTTCTGGCTAATGATGTGCATTTTACCAATGTGATTGTAAATATTCTGGACAATGCGGTAAAGTATTCAGTAGAATCCCCAAAAATTGATGTTTTTACCGAAGTAGTTAAAAACAGTATAATTATCAAAGTACAAGATCGTGGAGCTGGAATGAGCAAAGCAGTGCTTAAAAGAGTTTTTGAAAAATTTTACCGGGAACATACCGGAGACATACATAACGTAAAGGGTCATGGGTTAGGATTGGCCTACGTAAAACGAATTATAGAAGATCATCAGGGCGAAGTTTATGCGGAAAGTGAAAAGGGAAAAGGAAGTACTTTCTTTATAAAACTACCTTTAATTTAG
- a CDS encoding CdaR family protein: protein MFKKAFSGLNKRKVKVFFLFLICSFLAWFLSNLSEPYESRANFNLNYKNLPDTLLLGNNAVNSIEAKLRTSGFKFLYYNFVNKRVEVDLSQVVIDNGNYILTEDALKKQMERQLSKSISLIDLDRDELIVDLYQVAAKEVAIKANLDVQFQQNYILEGEPIITPNMVLVKGPKSEIDTLNTIYTSKIELADVSSDFSKDVLLVFPKNLSNSTFSINRANVSGKVVKFSERVFDVEIQVLNFPKGYQVNTFPNSVSVLCKATIEQLKSITVEDFEVIADYKQLNGSNNNMLFLEITQKPDKVHGVRLLENKVNFVLEQK from the coding sequence GTGTTCAAAAAGGCATTTAGTGGACTTAATAAAAGGAAGGTAAAAGTATTTTTCCTCTTTTTGATATGTTCATTTCTTGCTTGGTTTTTGAGCAATTTGTCAGAGCCTTATGAATCCAGGGCCAACTTTAACTTGAACTATAAGAATTTACCGGACACTTTGTTATTGGGCAATAACGCTGTCAATTCCATTGAGGCGAAACTAAGGACCAGTGGGTTCAAGTTTCTCTATTACAACTTTGTAAATAAAAGGGTGGAGGTAGATTTATCTCAAGTAGTGATCGATAATGGAAACTATATTTTAACGGAAGATGCTTTAAAAAAACAAATGGAGCGTCAACTGTCTAAGAGCATCTCCTTGATTGATTTGGATAGGGATGAACTTATTGTAGATCTTTATCAAGTTGCAGCCAAGGAGGTCGCAATTAAAGCAAATTTAGACGTACAGTTTCAGCAGAATTATATTCTGGAAGGTGAACCAATTATTACACCAAATATGGTTTTGGTGAAGGGACCTAAAAGTGAAATAGACACGCTCAATACAATTTACACCTCAAAAATAGAGTTGGCAGACGTTTCTTCTGATTTTTCAAAGGACGTTTTACTGGTTTTTCCTAAAAACCTATCCAATAGTACCTTTTCAATTAATAGGGCTAATGTATCGGGAAAAGTGGTAAAATTTTCTGAGAGGGTTTTTGATGTTGAAATTCAAGTATTAAATTTCCCAAAAGGATACCAAGTCAATACATTTCCCAATTCTGTATCTGTACTTTGTAAAGCCACCATTGAACAGTTGAAATCGATAACGGTGGAAGATTTTGAGGTTATCGCGGATTACAAGCAGTTGAACGGTTCAAATAATAACATGTTGTTTTTAGAAATTACGCAGAAACCTGATAAGGTTCATGGTGTAAGGTTGCTTGAAAATAAGGTTAACTTTGTTTTGGAACAAAAATGA
- a CDS encoding exonuclease domain-containing protein: protein MYAILDIESTGGKYNEEGIMEIAIHKFDGHKVVDKFIGLINPEREIQPFVVKLTGINNKMLRSAPKFHEVAKRIIEITDGAVIVAHNAQFDYRILRTEFRRLGYDFQRKTLCTVDLSKKLLPDAESHSLGKLVRSLGIPMSDRHRANGDAIATLKLFKLLLGKDSEKTIIKEVIREETHGELSAKQLDIISDLPSKTGVYYMHDKDGDIIFLGKTKDIKRRVNQHFTNVGQLARKLQKETKKVSHELTGSELVAILKEYQELKRTKPKYNTITKKKLFSHVINFSKNGTPHITLDIVQNKFQKDQRIGFNGIPSAKSFLSKISKEFELCPTSLGLDVACGHAKNGCMEGCTDIEDAFEYNQKIEAAFNKYSVINKSVALVDQGREVGERSLILIKNGALKGFGYVELNHQINNIHILESIITPISSDENTSFIIESYLRKNNKLKVLELTPAL, encoded by the coding sequence ATGTACGCCATACTCGATATTGAAAGCACCGGAGGAAAATACAATGAGGAAGGTATCATGGAGATTGCAATCCACAAATTTGACGGGCATAAAGTGGTGGATAAATTTATTGGTTTAATAAATCCAGAAAGGGAAATTCAACCCTTTGTGGTTAAACTAACCGGAATCAATAATAAAATGTTACGTTCCGCACCTAAATTCCATGAGGTAGCAAAACGTATTATAGAAATTACCGATGGTGCCGTTATAGTGGCACATAATGCCCAATTTGACTATAGAATATTACGGACAGAATTTAGAAGATTAGGCTATGATTTTCAGCGTAAGACACTTTGTACGGTTGATCTATCAAAAAAACTGCTCCCAGATGCAGAGTCCCATAGTTTGGGTAAACTAGTACGTTCTTTAGGTATTCCCATGAGTGACCGTCACCGTGCAAACGGCGATGCCATAGCAACTTTAAAATTGTTTAAGCTTCTGTTGGGTAAAGATTCGGAAAAAACCATCATCAAGGAAGTTATTCGCGAAGAAACACATGGAGAACTGTCGGCGAAACAATTGGATATTATCTCTGATTTACCATCAAAAACTGGTGTGTACTATATGCATGATAAGGATGGAGATATTATTTTTCTTGGAAAAACAAAAGATATTAAACGAAGGGTAAACCAACATTTTACCAATGTTGGGCAATTGGCAAGAAAGTTGCAAAAAGAGACTAAAAAGGTAAGTCACGAACTTACTGGCAGCGAACTGGTCGCTATTTTAAAAGAATATCAAGAACTAAAACGGACTAAACCCAAATACAATACAATTACAAAGAAAAAACTCTTTTCCCATGTAATTAATTTTTCCAAAAATGGTACCCCTCATATTACCTTGGATATTGTGCAAAACAAATTCCAAAAGGACCAAAGGATTGGTTTTAATGGCATTCCTTCAGCAAAAAGTTTTCTAAGTAAAATAAGTAAAGAATTTGAATTATGCCCAACTTCCTTGGGACTTGATGTTGCTTGTGGACATGCTAAAAATGGATGTATGGAAGGGTGTACAGATATTGAAGATGCTTTTGAATACAATCAAAAAATAGAAGCAGCATTTAACAAATACAGTGTTATTAACAAGAGTGTGGCGTTAGTAGATCAAGGTAGGGAGGTTGGAGAGCGCAGTCTCATCTTAATTAAAAATGGCGCTTTAAAAGGCTTTGGATACGTAGAGCTCAATCACCAAATAAATAATATTCATATCTTAGAATCGATTATAACCCCAATTTCGAGTGACGAAAACACCTCTTTTATTATTGAATCCTATTTGAGAAAAAACAACAAACTGAAGGTTTTAGAATTAACGCCTGCCCTTTGA
- a CDS encoding GntP family permease, whose protein sequence is MIETHLLFAVLGGIAVLLFLILKLRINAFIALLIGSITVGLIAGLDANQIIKTVQDGMGSTLGFVATVVGLGAMFGGILEASGGAKTIADFMVSKFGLKKAPSAMVISGFLIAIPVFFDVAFIILVPMIYALQRKTGKSLLLYAIPLLAGLAITHAFIPPTPGPIAVADIVGADLGWVILVGFLTGIPTALIAGLLFGRYISKKIFVEAPKLVDSVEPTILPPIGQTLLIIAFPIILILLNTIASTGALGITNKTVLNGIALVGHPFSALIIANILAWYFFGIRKGFTKQQLFDITSKSLAPAGTIILLTGAGGVFKQVLTNTGAGELLATSLSNAGFPVLAFAFISAAIVRIVQGSSTVAMITAAGLVSPLLINAVLSPVELACMVIAIASGASIFSHVNDSGFWLVGQYLGITEKQTFKSWTMMTTILAFVGIFTVSILYFFV, encoded by the coding sequence ATGATAGAAACCCATTTGCTTTTTGCTGTATTAGGGGGGATAGCAGTACTCTTATTTTTAATCTTAAAACTACGTATCAACGCTTTTATAGCGCTTCTTATAGGAAGTATAACCGTTGGACTTATTGCAGGTTTAGATGCAAATCAAATCATTAAAACCGTTCAGGATGGAATGGGCAGCACTTTAGGTTTTGTTGCTACTGTGGTTGGATTAGGCGCTATGTTCGGAGGTATTTTAGAGGCCTCTGGTGGTGCAAAAACCATAGCAGATTTTATGGTATCTAAGTTTGGATTGAAAAAAGCACCATCCGCTATGGTCATTTCTGGGTTTTTAATAGCCATACCTGTTTTCTTTGATGTTGCATTTATCATTCTAGTTCCGATGATCTACGCGTTACAGCGTAAAACTGGAAAATCACTTTTGCTATATGCAATACCCTTGCTGGCAGGATTAGCCATAACACATGCCTTTATACCCCCTACTCCTGGCCCTATTGCAGTTGCAGATATTGTTGGTGCTGATTTGGGATGGGTTATTCTGGTTGGTTTTTTAACTGGTATCCCAACCGCTTTGATTGCAGGTTTATTATTTGGACGCTATATATCAAAAAAGATATTTGTAGAGGCTCCAAAACTCGTTGATAGTGTTGAGCCTACTATATTACCTCCTATTGGGCAGACTTTACTTATTATTGCTTTTCCCATTATTCTTATCCTTTTGAATACTATAGCATCCACTGGTGCACTTGGAATAACCAATAAAACTGTTTTAAATGGAATTGCCTTAGTCGGTCATCCCTTTTCAGCTTTAATCATTGCAAATATTTTGGCCTGGTATTTTTTTGGTATCAGAAAAGGATTTACCAAACAACAACTTTTTGATATCACCAGTAAATCTTTGGCCCCGGCAGGTACCATTATTTTACTTACCGGGGCAGGAGGGGTTTTTAAACAGGTTTTGACAAATACCGGTGCTGGGGAATTACTAGCGACATCTTTAAGCAATGCGGGTTTTCCTGTTTTGGCCTTCGCCTTTATAAGCGCCGCTATTGTTAGAATTGTTCAGGGCTCTTCTACTGTGGCAATGATAACAGCTGCCGGATTGGTGTCTCCTTTATTAATAAACGCGGTGTTAAGTCCTGTAGAACTTGCTTGTATGGTAATTGCCATCGCTTCGGGTGCAAGCATCTTTTCTCATGTTAATGACAGTGGTTTTTGGCTCGTTGGTCAATACTTAGGTATTACGGAAAAGCAAACATTTAAGTCTTGGACCATGATGACAACGATTCTTGCCTTTGTTGGAATCTTTACGGTCTCTATTCTTTACTTTTTTGTATAA
- a CDS encoding response regulator transcription factor, giving the protein METEKKKILLVEDDPNFGIVLKDYLSMNDFDVVLAKNGMEGFEKFKKDNYDVCILDVMMPYKDGFTLAREIREKNENVPIIFLTAKTMKEDVLKGYKAGADDYLNKPFDSEVLLMKLKAILQRKASSTLADSKQFEFEIGNFHLNSKLRFLKYMEEEPVKLSPKENELLRLLALHENDLMPRELALTKIWRDDNYFTSRSMDVYIAKLRKYLKRDDVVEILNIHGEGFRLVVKAENNQ; this is encoded by the coding sequence ATGGAGACAGAAAAAAAGAAAATACTATTGGTTGAAGATGATCCCAATTTTGGGATTGTATTAAAAGATTATTTATCCATGAACGATTTTGATGTTGTTCTGGCTAAAAATGGAATGGAAGGTTTTGAAAAATTCAAGAAGGATAATTATGATGTCTGTATTCTGGATGTTATGATGCCATATAAAGATGGATTTACCCTAGCTAGGGAAATAAGGGAGAAAAATGAGAATGTGCCTATCATTTTCCTTACTGCAAAAACCATGAAAGAAGATGTTCTTAAAGGATACAAGGCAGGAGCTGATGATTACTTGAACAAACCTTTCGATTCTGAAGTGCTTTTAATGAAACTTAAAGCAATACTTCAAAGGAAAGCATCTAGCACATTGGCTGATAGTAAGCAATTTGAATTTGAAATTGGTAATTTCCATTTAAATTCGAAGCTTCGTTTCTTAAAATATATGGAAGAGGAGCCTGTAAAGCTTTCTCCTAAGGAAAACGAATTATTAAGATTGCTGGCATTACATGAAAATGATTTAATGCCTAGAGAATTGGCATTGACCAAAATATGGCGAGATGACAATTATTTTACTTCTAGAAGTATGGATGTATATATTGCCAAATTAAGAAAGTACTTAAAACGTGATGATGTTGTAGAAATCTTGAACATTCACGGAGAAGGATTTAGATTGGTTGTTAAAGCTGAGAATAATCAATAG
- the miaA gene encoding tRNA (adenosine(37)-N6)-dimethylallyltransferase MiaA — protein MSSKTLISVVGPTAIGKTRLAIILAKHFKTEIVSADSRQFFKEMHIGTAVPSAEELKAVPHHFIQHKSIFEPYSVGDFEKEAIAQIEKLFQNNDYVVMVGGSGLYVDAVVNGLDEFPQIDSKLRDSLNQKLEKEGLECLQEELLVLDPKYYHLVDIHNPHRVIRALEVCLTAKKPYSSFLNQKRKKRNFNSFYVGIQADREVIYERINQRVDIMIEAGLLDEAKKLYPHKNLNALQTVGYKELLEYFDKNFTLDFAISEIKKNTRRFAKRQLTWLRKNKNILWVDFNTEPKVILEKITNQLKTNPHA, from the coding sequence ATGAGCTCTAAGACTTTGATTTCAGTTGTGGGACCAACCGCTATTGGAAAGACCAGATTAGCAATTATTCTCGCAAAACACTTTAAGACCGAAATTGTTTCCGCAGATTCGCGACAGTTCTTCAAAGAAATGCACATAGGAACGGCAGTACCATCTGCAGAGGAACTAAAAGCCGTACCACATCATTTTATTCAACACAAAAGTATTTTTGAACCCTATTCAGTTGGTGATTTTGAAAAAGAAGCGATTGCCCAAATAGAAAAACTTTTCCAAAATAACGATTATGTTGTTATGGTGGGCGGAAGCGGCCTTTATGTTGATGCTGTAGTAAATGGATTGGATGAATTCCCGCAAATAGACTCCAAATTGCGTGACTCTTTAAATCAAAAACTAGAAAAAGAAGGTTTAGAATGCTTACAGGAAGAATTGCTTGTGCTAGACCCAAAATACTATCATCTGGTAGATATACATAATCCTCATAGGGTAATACGGGCCTTGGAAGTTTGCTTAACTGCCAAAAAACCTTACTCTTCATTCTTAAATCAGAAAAGAAAAAAGAGAAATTTCAATTCTTTTTATGTCGGTATCCAAGCAGATAGAGAGGTGATTTATGAACGTATCAATCAGCGTGTAGACATAATGATAGAAGCTGGACTATTGGATGAAGCAAAAAAATTATACCCACACAAAAACCTTAATGCTTTGCAAACTGTAGGGTACAAGGAGCTGCTTGAATATTTTGATAAAAACTTCACTCTTGATTTTGCCATTTCAGAAATCAAAAAAAATACGAGACGTTTTGCCAAAAGGCAGTTGACATGGCTTAGAAAAAACAAAAATATTCTTTGGGTAGATTTTAATACTGAACCAAAAGTTATTCTTGAAAAAATAACCAACCAACTTAAAACAAATCCGCATGCCTAG
- a CDS encoding ion transporter: MKEHKIHSGWKNTLHEIIYEADTPLGKFFDIVLFVLIVLSVILVMLESIKEVDLHYHKILLTLEWVVTIFFTLEYIARLISIKKPLKYVFSLYGIIDFLSTIPLYLSYILAGSQVLLAVRAFRLLRVFRILKLVKFMGEASQLKAALKASRAKIAVFIYVVLILSVIMGTIMYLIEDDEAGFTSIPRSIYWTIVTLTTVGYGDIAPQTNLGQFLATIIMVLGYGIIAVPTGIVTVEFSRHGKGKKGNSLVHTNTQACPSCSAEGHRDDAANCYKCGDLL; the protein is encoded by the coding sequence TTGAAAGAGCATAAAATACATTCTGGTTGGAAAAATACACTTCATGAAATTATTTATGAAGCTGACACTCCTTTAGGAAAGTTTTTTGATATTGTCCTTTTTGTTCTGATTGTACTTAGTGTAATTCTTGTGATGCTGGAAAGCATAAAAGAAGTGGACTTGCATTACCATAAGATTCTGTTGACCTTAGAATGGGTGGTTACCATTTTTTTTACCTTGGAATACATTGCAAGACTCATTAGCATCAAAAAGCCATTGAAGTATGTTTTTAGCCTTTATGGCATCATTGATTTTTTATCAACCATTCCACTCTATCTTTCCTATATTCTTGCTGGTTCCCAAGTTTTGTTGGCTGTAAGAGCGTTCCGTCTCCTACGGGTTTTTAGAATATTGAAGCTTGTAAAGTTTATGGGAGAGGCATCTCAACTAAAAGCTGCATTAAAGGCCAGTAGGGCTAAAATAGCGGTTTTTATATATGTTGTTTTAATTCTTTCCGTAATCATGGGTACAATCATGTACCTTATTGAAGATGATGAAGCTGGTTTTACCAGTATTCCAAGAAGCATCTATTGGACGATAGTAACATTGACCACTGTAGGTTATGGGGATATTGCTCCTCAAACCAATTTAGGGCAGTTTTTAGCTACTATCATCATGGTTTTAGGTTACGGGATCATTGCTGTGCCAACCGGTATTGTTACGGTAGAATTCTCAAGACATGGAAAAGGCAAAAAAGGAAATAGCCTAGTACATACAAATACGCAGGCCTGTCCTAGCTGCTCGGCAGAAGGTCATAGAGATGATGCTGCAAACTGCTATAAATGCGGAGATTTGCTATGA
- a CDS encoding glycosyltransferase family 2 protein, with amino-acid sequence MNTNFSIIVPVYNRPEEIQELLESLVEQDFKEGYEVVIVEDGSAKSSKKVVENFQDRLQISYYFKENTGPGDSRNYGMQSAKGNYYIILDSDCILPAQYLSEVKRELQTDFVHCFGGPDAAHESFTTVQKAINYVMTSFYTTGGIRGGDTSIGKFQPRSFNMGISKEAFNKAGGFGQIHPGEDPDLTFRIWKAGYTTRLFPKVFVYHKRRIDWNKFYIQVNKFGMVRPILNKWHKGTAKLTYWFPTLFILGLLGSVLMAIGGIILPIVMVGVYFSVLFLDALIKNKSVKVALLAIFAALTQFTGYGIGFLKSTILVNFSNKEPEILFPKLFFKKK; translated from the coding sequence ATGAATACAAATTTTTCCATAATCGTCCCTGTATACAACAGACCTGAAGAAATTCAAGAGTTATTGGAAAGTCTTGTGGAACAGGATTTTAAAGAAGGTTATGAAGTTGTCATTGTAGAAGATGGTTCTGCAAAAAGCTCAAAAAAAGTTGTAGAGAATTTTCAGGATAGGTTGCAAATCTCCTATTATTTTAAGGAAAACACAGGTCCTGGAGATTCTAGAAATTATGGAATGCAAAGTGCGAAGGGTAATTATTATATTATCCTGGATTCTGATTGTATTCTTCCAGCTCAATATCTGAGCGAGGTAAAAAGAGAACTCCAAACAGATTTTGTTCACTGTTTTGGTGGGCCAGATGCAGCACATGAATCATTCACTACGGTTCAAAAAGCCATAAATTATGTAATGACCTCATTTTATACCACTGGGGGCATCAGAGGAGGCGATACATCTATTGGAAAGTTTCAACCGCGTAGTTTCAATATGGGAATTTCCAAGGAAGCTTTTAATAAAGCAGGTGGGTTTGGTCAAATTCACCCAGGTGAAGACCCAGATTTAACCTTTAGAATATGGAAAGCAGGATATACCACCAGACTGTTTCCAAAAGTATTTGTCTATCATAAAAGACGGATAGACTGGAACAAGTTTTATATTCAGGTCAATAAATTTGGAATGGTAAGGCCAATTCTAAACAAATGGCACAAGGGAACGGCAAAGTTGACGTATTGGTTTCCAACACTGTTTATACTAGGATTGTTAGGGTCAGTTTTGATGGCTATTGGAGGAATCATATTGCCAATTGTAATGGTTGGAGTATACTTTTCAGTACTTTTTTTAGATGCATTGATAAAAAATAAAAGCGTGAAAGTGGCTTTGTTGGCAATTTTTGCGGCATTAACACAGTTTACAGGATACGGGATAGGTTTTCTAAAATCCACAATCTTGGTTAATTTTAGCAATAAGGAACCTGAAATATTGTTTCCGAAATTGTTTTTTAAAAAAAAGTAG
- a CDS encoding gluconokinase — protein MPSIQKVYIIMGVSGTGKSTIGKLLSRALEIPFFDGDDFHPKENIEKMEAGNPLNDDDREGWLIRLNELAKEHKSSGAIIACSALKESYRKVLLKEMKNHLGFIYLEGSFELIKSRLESRKGHFMPLELLKSQFDTLEAPTEAITVSVSLTPDQVIQEITNQIQ, from the coding sequence ATGCCTAGTATTCAAAAAGTATATATAATAATGGGTGTATCTGGAACCGGAAAATCTACTATTGGTAAGCTCCTATCACGTGCATTGGAGATTCCTTTTTTTGATGGAGATGATTTTCATCCAAAGGAAAACATAGAAAAAATGGAAGCCGGGAATCCTTTAAACGATGATGATAGGGAAGGATGGCTTATAAGACTCAATGAGCTGGCAAAAGAACACAAATCTTCGGGTGCTATTATTGCCTGTTCTGCCCTAAAGGAAAGTTATAGGAAAGTCCTTTTAAAGGAAATGAAAAATCATCTTGGTTTTATTTATTTGGAAGGTTCATTTGAACTTATTAAATCTAGATTAGAAAGTAGAAAGGGACACTTTATGCCATTAGAACTACTTAAATCACAGTTTGATACCCTTGAGGCACCAACTGAAGCAATTACAGTATCCGTTTCTTTGACTCCGGATCAAGTTATACAAGAAATAACAAACCAAATACAATGA
- the coaE gene encoding dephospho-CoA kinase (Dephospho-CoA kinase (CoaE) performs the final step in coenzyme A biosynthesis.): MIIVGLTGGIGSGKSTVAGMFKDLGVPVYDSDSEAKRLMMASAELKMAIIKLLGEEAYHGKTLNKRFIANKIFENPETLQRLNKIVHPAVREDFLEWTKTQEVPYVIQETALIFENDAQDNYDYVILVKAPEDFRLKRVMERDGANKKEVLGRMKNQMSDDDKVALSNFCIDNIDLEITKKRVDELHQRLVRQAD, encoded by the coding sequence ATGATTATTGTTGGTCTAACAGGAGGAATAGGAAGCGGAAAGAGCACTGTTGCAGGCATGTTCAAAGATCTAGGAGTACCTGTGTATGACTCTGACTCTGAAGCAAAACGTCTTATGATGGCTTCTGCCGAGTTAAAAATGGCCATAATTAAATTGCTTGGAGAAGAAGCATATCATGGCAAAACTTTGAACAAAAGGTTTATTGCAAACAAAATTTTTGAAAACCCTGAAACCCTACAAAGGTTAAACAAAATTGTTCATCCTGCCGTAAGAGAAGATTTTTTGGAGTGGACAAAAACTCAAGAAGTACCATATGTTATTCAGGAAACCGCTTTGATTTTTGAAAATGATGCTCAAGACAATTACGACTATGTAATTTTGGTTAAGGCACCAGAAGATTTTCGCCTTAAAAGAGTAATGGAAAGGGATGGGGCAAACAAGAAGGAAGTTCTGGGTCGTATGAAAAACCAGATGAGTGATGATGATAAAGTAGCTCTTTCAAACTTTTGTATTGACAATATTGATTTGGAAATTACCAAAAAAAGGGTTGATGAACTTCATCAAAGGCTTGTAAGACAAGCAGATTGA